One Prunus dulcis chromosome 8, ALMONDv2, whole genome shotgun sequence DNA window includes the following coding sequences:
- the LOC117638748 gene encoding protein trichome birefringence-like 12 isoform X2 produces the protein MAPKLLSPLFPWLILLTLLLLFIYSSLLPFHTPSPPFPQHKKIPTLPSCNLFNGRWVQDPNRRPMYDETCPFHRNAWNCLRNKRDNMGTINSWKWVPQDCVLHRIDAVRFLGLMRDRNIGFVGDSLNENFLVSFLCILRVADLGAKKWKRKGAWRGAYFPKFNVTVGYHRAVLLARYEWSSDKFPKETPLSFYRAGKPILPPLDILDGFKVVLENMVSYIQNKLPQKTLKLWRLQSPRHFYGGEWNQNGSCLFNKPLEEQQLDLWFDPSNNGPNKEERLLNHLIEDTLQRTDIQLLNLTYLSEFRADAHPAIWLGQKDAVAIWGQDCMHWCLPGVPDTWVDILTELIRIGLEIG, from the exons ATGGCACCCAAGCTACTCTCACCCCTCTTCCCATGGCTCATTCTACTGACCCTCCTGCTCCTCTTTATCTACTCTTCACTCCTCCCCTTCCACACCCCCTCTCCACCATTCCCACAACACAAGAAAATCCCCACTTTACCTTCCTGCAATCTCTTCAATGGCCGTTGGGTCCAAGACCCCAACCGCAGACCCATGTACGATGAGACCTGCCCATTTCACAGAAACGCCTGGAACTGCTTAAGGAACAAGAGGGATAATATGGGTACCATCAATTCTTGGAAATGGGTCCCTCAAGATTGCGTTTTGCATCGGATTGACGCGGTTCGATTTCTGGGTCTGATGAGGGATAGGAATATTGGGTTTGTCGGCGACTCTCTGAATGAGAACTTTTTGGTTTCGTTTTTGTGCATTCTGAGAGTGGCTGATTTGGGTGCTAAGAAGTGGAAGAGGAAGGGGGCTTGGAGAGGAGCTTATTTTCCTAAGTTCAATGTTACAGTGGGGTATCATCGGGCAGTCTTACTCGCCAGATATGA GTGGAGTTCTGATAAGTTCCCAAAAGAgactcctctctctttttatcGTGCGGGCAAACCAATCTTACCTCCCCTTGACATATTGGATGGATTTAAAGTTGTTCTTGAGAATATGGTCTCTTACATACAAAACAAACTTCCACAAAAGACACTCAAGTTATGGCGGTTACAATCACCAAGGCATTTCTATGGGGGTGAGTGGAATCAAAATGGCAGTTGCTTGTTCAATAAGCCCCTTGAAGAGCAGCAG CTTGACTTGTGGTTTGACCCCAGCAACAATGGACCGAATAAAGAAGAAAGACTGCTGAATCATCTGATTGAAGACACTTTGCAACGAACCGATATTCAATTGCTTAACCTGACTTATCTGAGTGAGTTCAGAGCGGATGCCCATCCAGCAATTTGGTTGGGACAGAAGGATGCTGTCGCAATCTGGGGCCaggactgcatgcactggtgCTTACCTGGTGTACCAGATACATGGGTTGACATTTTAACAGAGCTGATCCGTATTGGATTGGAGATAGGATGA
- the LOC117638748 gene encoding protein trichome birefringence-like 12 isoform X1: protein MAPKLLSPLFPWLILLTLLLLFIYSSLLPFHTPSPPFPQHKKIPTLPSCNLFNGRWVQDPNRRPMYDETCPFHRNAWNCLRNKRDNMGTINSWKWVPQDCVLHRIDAVRFLGLMRDRNIGFVGDSLNENFLVSFLCILRVADLGAKKWKRKGAWRGAYFPKFNVTVGYHRAVLLARYEWQPKQPARGDQDGVKGIYRVDVDIPADDWADIADFYDVLVFNTGHWWSSDKFPKETPLSFYRAGKPILPPLDILDGFKVVLENMVSYIQNKLPQKTLKLWRLQSPRHFYGGEWNQNGSCLFNKPLEEQQLDLWFDPSNNGPNKEERLLNHLIEDTLQRTDIQLLNLTYLSEFRADAHPAIWLGQKDAVAIWGQDCMHWCLPGVPDTWVDILTELIRIGLEIG, encoded by the exons ATGGCACCCAAGCTACTCTCACCCCTCTTCCCATGGCTCATTCTACTGACCCTCCTGCTCCTCTTTATCTACTCTTCACTCCTCCCCTTCCACACCCCCTCTCCACCATTCCCACAACACAAGAAAATCCCCACTTTACCTTCCTGCAATCTCTTCAATGGCCGTTGGGTCCAAGACCCCAACCGCAGACCCATGTACGATGAGACCTGCCCATTTCACAGAAACGCCTGGAACTGCTTAAGGAACAAGAGGGATAATATGGGTACCATCAATTCTTGGAAATGGGTCCCTCAAGATTGCGTTTTGCATCGGATTGACGCGGTTCGATTTCTGGGTCTGATGAGGGATAGGAATATTGGGTTTGTCGGCGACTCTCTGAATGAGAACTTTTTGGTTTCGTTTTTGTGCATTCTGAGAGTGGCTGATTTGGGTGCTAAGAAGTGGAAGAGGAAGGGGGCTTGGAGAGGAGCTTATTTTCCTAAGTTCAATGTTACAGTGGGGTATCATCGGGCAGTCTTACTCGCCAGATATGA GTGGCAGCCGAAACAGCCTGCACGTGGTGACCAAGATGGAGTGAAAGGAATATATCGAGTAGATGTTGATATTCCTGCTGATGATTGGGCCGACATTGCTGATTTTTATGATGTCCTTGTTTTCAATACTGGGCACTG GTGGAGTTCTGATAAGTTCCCAAAAGAgactcctctctctttttatcGTGCGGGCAAACCAATCTTACCTCCCCTTGACATATTGGATGGATTTAAAGTTGTTCTTGAGAATATGGTCTCTTACATACAAAACAAACTTCCACAAAAGACACTCAAGTTATGGCGGTTACAATCACCAAGGCATTTCTATGGGGGTGAGTGGAATCAAAATGGCAGTTGCTTGTTCAATAAGCCCCTTGAAGAGCAGCAG CTTGACTTGTGGTTTGACCCCAGCAACAATGGACCGAATAAAGAAGAAAGACTGCTGAATCATCTGATTGAAGACACTTTGCAACGAACCGATATTCAATTGCTTAACCTGACTTATCTGAGTGAGTTCAGAGCGGATGCCCATCCAGCAATTTGGTTGGGACAGAAGGATGCTGTCGCAATCTGGGGCCaggactgcatgcactggtgCTTACCTGGTGTACCAGATACATGGGTTGACATTTTAACAGAGCTGATCCGTATTGGATTGGAGATAGGATGA
- the LOC117638748 gene encoding protein trichome birefringence-like 12 isoform X3, producing MAPKLLSPLFPWLILLTLLLLFIYSSLLPFHTPSPPFPQHKKIPTLPSCNLFNGRWVQDPNRRPMYDETCPFHRNAWNCLRNKRDNMGTINSWKWVPQDCVLHRIDAVRFLGLMRDRNIGFVGDSLNENFLVSFLCILRVADLGAKKWKRKGAWRGAYFPKFNVTVGYHRAVLLARYEWQPKQPARGDQDGVKGIYRVDVDIPADDWADIADFYDVLVFNTGHWWSSDKFPKETPLSFYRAGKPILPPLDILDGFKVVLENMVSYIQNKLPQKTLKLWRLQSPRHFYGGEWNQNGSCLFNKPLEEQQSGCPSSNLVGTEGCCRNLGPGLHALVLTWCTRYMG from the exons ATGGCACCCAAGCTACTCTCACCCCTCTTCCCATGGCTCATTCTACTGACCCTCCTGCTCCTCTTTATCTACTCTTCACTCCTCCCCTTCCACACCCCCTCTCCACCATTCCCACAACACAAGAAAATCCCCACTTTACCTTCCTGCAATCTCTTCAATGGCCGTTGGGTCCAAGACCCCAACCGCAGACCCATGTACGATGAGACCTGCCCATTTCACAGAAACGCCTGGAACTGCTTAAGGAACAAGAGGGATAATATGGGTACCATCAATTCTTGGAAATGGGTCCCTCAAGATTGCGTTTTGCATCGGATTGACGCGGTTCGATTTCTGGGTCTGATGAGGGATAGGAATATTGGGTTTGTCGGCGACTCTCTGAATGAGAACTTTTTGGTTTCGTTTTTGTGCATTCTGAGAGTGGCTGATTTGGGTGCTAAGAAGTGGAAGAGGAAGGGGGCTTGGAGAGGAGCTTATTTTCCTAAGTTCAATGTTACAGTGGGGTATCATCGGGCAGTCTTACTCGCCAGATATGA GTGGCAGCCGAAACAGCCTGCACGTGGTGACCAAGATGGAGTGAAAGGAATATATCGAGTAGATGTTGATATTCCTGCTGATGATTGGGCCGACATTGCTGATTTTTATGATGTCCTTGTTTTCAATACTGGGCACTG GTGGAGTTCTGATAAGTTCCCAAAAGAgactcctctctctttttatcGTGCGGGCAAACCAATCTTACCTCCCCTTGACATATTGGATGGATTTAAAGTTGTTCTTGAGAATATGGTCTCTTACATACAAAACAAACTTCCACAAAAGACACTCAAGTTATGGCGGTTACAATCACCAAGGCATTTCTATGGGGGTGAGTGGAATCAAAATGGCAGTTGCTTGTTCAATAAGCCCCTTGAAGAGCAGCAG AGCGGATGCCCATCCAGCAATTTGGTTGGGACAGAAGGATGCTGTCGCAATCTGGGGCCaggactgcatgcactggtgCTTACCTGGTGTACCAGATACATGGGTTGA
- the LOC117637006 gene encoding uncharacterized protein LOC117637006: MALRMNLLSSKIPKQPPKFHTNSFPSITRFNTRPKTQIIIHCNNKNISDAELASDLSKMNTLFMQREEAMKKSRELLFTELCQYLNSKSEEVKKKWRKMEEEDKWVLIKGFVSEWGVNFHPLSAKSVKELVEEHLHEENPPAKSSASAFFPGLKRMMGFSEDN; encoded by the coding sequence ATGGCACTAAGAATGAATCTCCTTTCCTCAAAAATCCCCAAACAACCTCCAAAATTCCACACTAATTCCTTCCCCTCCATAACCCGTTTCAACACCagacccaaaacccaaataataaTCCactgcaacaacaaaaacatcaGTGATGCAGAGCTTGCATCAGATTTGTCAAAGATGAACACCCTTTTCATGCAGAGAGAAGAGGCCATGAAGAAGAGCAGAGAGCTTCTCTTCACAGAGCTGTGCCAGTACCTCAATTCAAAATCAGAGGAGGTGAAGAAGAAATGGAGGaaaatggaggaggaggacaAGTGGGTTTTGATAAAAGGGTTTGTTTCAGAGTGGGGGGTCAATTTTCACCCATTGTCTGCAAAGTCTGTTAAGGAATTGGTTGAAGAACATCTCCATGAAGAAAACCCACCTGCAAAATCTTCTGCTTCAGCATTTTTTCCTGGTCTGAAGAGAATGATGGGGTTCTCAGAAGACAATTAG
- the LOC117637005 gene encoding protein RMD5 homolog codes for MELSTIKDAFERVVKKQKLCSSRSQEVIDLVGREIEQALTRLLSAHDPTSPVDYRSILAELKLKLNGIGPIHLLEGSHKELNGNLSKYTKFLEKSLNPDISKAYRDVDFDHHIENQLIANHFYRQGSFDLGDGIIDEAGEPESTILKSQFVVMHQILEAMKVKNLEPALNWVSANREKLNQSGSNLELKLHSLQFLEILKKGTQADALKYARTCLAPFASPASPHKEEVLKLMGCLLYPGRLDSSPYSEFTSPTHWEKSMEDLTRQFCSLLGQSYNSPLSMTIAAGLEGLPTLLKLANVMAAKKQEWQAMKQLPVPVELGKEFQFHSIFVCPVSRDQSSEENPPMLMPCLHVLCKQSILKLTKSSTRTFKCPYCPAEASAAQCRQLFF; via the coding sequence atggaGCTAAGTACCATCAAAGATGCATTTGAGCGTGTTGtgaagaagcaaaaattatgtTCTTCTAGATCCCAAGAAGTAATTGACCTAGTTGGTCGCGAAATTGAACAGGCACTGACACGACTCCTATCAGCTCATGATCCCACCTCTCCTGTTGATTATAGATCCATCCTTGCAGAGCTTAAACTCAAGCTCAATGGAATTGGCCCAATCCACCTGTTAGAGGGCTCACATAAGGAACTAAACGGAAACCTTAGCAAGTACACTAAATTCCTGGAAAAGTCCTTGAATCCAGACATATCAAAGGCATACCGAGATGTTGACTTCGACCATCACATTGAGAATCAGCTGATTGCAAATCATTTTTACCGGCAAGGTTCGTTTGATCTGGGAGATGGCATAATAGATGAGGCTGGAGAACCAGAGTCAACCATTCTAAAATCTCAGTTCGTGGTAATGCATCAGATACTTGAGGCTATGAAGGTTAAGAACCTCGAGCCTGCTCTGAACTGGGTCTCTGCTAACCGCGAGAAACTGAATCAGAGTGGGTCAAATCTCGAGCTTAAACTTCATAGTTTGCAGTTTCTGGAGATTTTGAAAAAGGGAACTCAAGCTGATGCACTTAAATATGCCAGGACTTGCCTTGCTCCTTTTGCTTCTCCCGCCTCCCCTCACAAGGAAGAGGTCCTGAAGCTCATGGGTTGCCTGTTGTATCCAGGAAGGCTTGACAGCTCCCCATATTCTGAGTTTACATCCCCAACCCATTGGGAGAAGTCGATGGAGGATCTTACGCGGCAGTTCTGCAGTCTGTTGGGGCAGTCCTATAATAGCCCGTTGAGTATGACAATAGCTGCTGGATTGGAAGGGTTGCCAACTCTCTTGAAGTTGGCAAATGTAATGGCTGCGAAGAAGCAGGAGTGGCAGGCGATGAAACAATTGCCAGTCCCTGTGGAGTTGGGGAAGGAATTTCAGTTCCATTCAATATTTGTCTGTCCTGTGAGCAGAGATCAAAGCAGTGAAGAGAATCCGCCTATGTTGATGCCATGTTTGCATGTTCTCTGCAAGCAATCAATCCTGAAGCTGACCAAGAGCAGCACACGAACATTTAAATGCCCGTATTGTCCAGCAGAGGCTTCAGCTGCTCAGTGCCGCCAGCTATTTTTCTGA
- the LOC117637781 gene encoding glutamyl-tRNA reductase 2, chloroplastic-like, producing the protein MAAAASGVAALPWPNAERATSSFSKSSHSQIRIPHKPFQIQTLRRSDFNPRCEIGAEKPVQTATSRSLRSSALELLKTSSADRYTKERSSLAVIGLNVHTAPVELREKLAIPEAQWSQAIGELCALNHIEEAAVLSTCNRMEIYVVALSQHRGVKEVTEWMSKVSGVPVSELSKHRILLYNEDATQHLFEVAAGLDSLVLGEGQILAQVKHVVKVGQGVPGFDRKISGLFKHAITVGKRVRTETNIASGSVSVSSAAVELALMKLPKPSYATARVLVIGAGKMGKLVIKHLVSKGCREMVIVNRSEERVAALREEFKDVEIIYKPLSDMIASAAEADVIFTSTASETPLFLKEHVQMLPSVSPELGNRLFIDISVPRNVEPCVSDLETACVYNVDDLKEVVAAHKEDRLRKAMEAQKIITEELSKFEAWKDSLETVPTIKKFRAYAERIRACEVDKCLSKMGDDISKKQQKAIYDLSMGIVNKLLHGPMQHLRCDGSDNRSLSEILENMHALNRMFDLDTDTSVLEEKIRAKVERIQK; encoded by the exons atgGCGGCGGCTGCGAGTGGTGTCGCCGCTCTTCCATGGCCGAACGCAGAGCGCGCCACCTCCTCGTTCTCCAAGTCTTCGCATTCCCAAATCCGAATCCCGCACAAGCCTTTCCAGATTCAGACGCTCAGAAGATCTGATTTCAACCCTAGGTGTGAAATCGGCGCCGAGAAACCGGTTCAGACCGCCACTTCCAGGTCTTTGAGATCTTCGGCTCTCGAGCTCCTCAAGACGTCCTCGGCTGACA gatATACGAAGGAAAGGAGCAGCCTAGCGGTTATAGGCCTAAATGTTCACACTGCTCCAGTTGAGCTACGTGAGAAACTTGCCATCCCTGAAGCACAGTGGTCTCAAGCCATTGGTGAGCTCTGTGCTTTGAATCATATAGAAGAAGCTGCTGTTCTTAGCACTTGTAACCGTATGGAAATATATGTCGTGGCTCTCTCCCAGCATCGGGGGGTTAAAGAAGTGACTGAATGGATGTCTAAGGTAAGTGGTGTTCCCGTCTCTGAGCTTTCGAAGCACCGAATTTTGCTGTACAACGAAGATGCCACCCAGCACCTATTTGAAGTAGCCGCCGGGCTTGATTCTCTTGTACTAGGAGAAGGTCAAATCCTTGCTCAAGTCAAACATGTTGTGAAAGTTGGACAAGGAGTACCTGGTTTTGACAGGAAAATCAGTGGGCTTTTCAAGCATGCAATCACTGTTGGGAAGCGAGTGAGAACTGAGACCAACATTGCCTCAGGATCAGTTTCTGTGAGTTCAGCTGCTGTGGAGCTAGCCCTAATGAAGCTTCCTAAACCTTCCTATGCTACTGCCAGAGTGTTGGTGATTGGTGCAGGCAAGATGGGAAAACTCGTAATTAAGCACTTAGTTTCTAAAGGGTGCAGAGAAATGGTGATTGTTAATAGGAGTGAGGAGAGAGTTGCTGCCCTACGTGAAGAGTTCAAAGATGTTGAAATAATCTACAAACCCCTCTCAGATATGATAGCAAGTGCTGCTGAAGCAGATGTCATTTTCACCAGCACTGCATCAGAAACCCCATTATTCTTGAAAGAACATGTACAGATGCTTCCATCTGTCAGTCCGGAACTTGGAAATCGGCTTTTTATTGACATCTCTGTACCTAGGAATGTGGAACCATGTGTCTCAGATCTTGAAACTGCATGTGTATATAACGTGGATGACCTCAAAGAGGTTGTGGCAGCTCACAAGGAGGATAGGCTTCGGAAGGCTATGGAAGCTCAGAAAATTATCACTGAGGAATTAAGTAAATTTGAAGCTTGGAAGGATTCACTTGAGACTGTCCCTACCATCAAGAAGTTTAGAGCTTATGCTGAAAGGATCAGGGCTTGCGAGGTTGACAAGTGTTTGTCAAAGATGGGTGATGATATCTCAAAGAAGCAACAAAAAGCTATTTATGATCTTAGCATGGGCATAGTGAACAAACTCCTTCATGGTCCGATGCAGCACCTCAGGTGCGATGGAAGCGACAATCGTAGTTTGAGTGAGATTCTAGAGAATATGCATGCTCTAAACAGGATGTTTGATCTTGACACAGACACATCTGTATTGGAAGAAAAGATTCGAGCCAAGGTGGAACGAATCCAGAAGTAA
- the LOC117636412 gene encoding peptide methionine sulfoxide reductase B5-like: MGSHVLKSSPLSSSSKTIIFNPTITLTITKLLHPPKPAPTSLFRTHFRALPPRPISSVIPAIGLGGSLFQSKRSFRGGVVVAMAAPGSVQKSEEEWRAVLSSEQFRILRQKGTEYPGTGEYDKFFEEGVYGCAGCGTPLYRSTTKFNSGCGWPAFYEGLPGAINYNPDPDGMRTEITCAACGGHLGHVFKGEGFRTPTDERHCVNSISLKFSPANSNPSQ; encoded by the exons ATGGGCTCGCACGTTCTCAAATCCTCacccctttcttcttcctccaagACCATAATCTTCAACCCCACAATCACACTCACTATCACGAAGCTCCTCCACCCTCCAAAACCTGCACCCACTTCTCTCTTCAGAACCCATTTCAGAGCTCTACCACCAAGACCCATCTCAAGCGTCATACCCGCTATTGGGCTTGGCGGGTCTTTGTTCCAGAGTAAGCGTAGCTTTCGTGGTGGGGTTGTTGTAGCCATGGCTGCTCCTGGGTCGGTCCAGAAATCAGAGGAGGAGTGGCGGGCCGTGCTCTCGTCTGAGCAGTTTCGGATTCTGAGGCAAAAAGGCACAGA GTATCCAGGCACAGGGGAATATGACAAGTTCTTTGAGGAGGGAGTCTATGGCTGTGCAGGATGCGGGACTCCTCTATACAGATCCACCACCAAATTTAATTCTGGATGTGGTTGGCCAGCTTTCTATGAGGGTCTTCCTGGGGCCATAAATTATAAC CCGGATCCAGATGGAATGAGGACTGAAATTACATGTGCGGCTTGTGGTGGACACCTGGGTCATGTATTCAAAGGCGAAGGCTTCCGAACACCCACGGATGAGCGCCATTGTGTGAATAGTATTTCACTAAAGTTTTCTCCTGCCAATTCTAATCCTTCGCAGTGA